The sequence TGCGTCCCTCTTGCCCTCGCGCTCGCCCTTTGCGCGTGCGACGTCGAGGATGCCGTCAACGACTTGGGCGAGCGCGAACAGGATTTCGAGGAAGAGCTCGAGGACGTCCGCATCAAGAAAACCGGCGGCCTGTGCACGCCCGCCGCGGTGTCGTTCGACGAAATTATCGGCGATGAGGTGGACTGGTGGGATGACGCCAAAGGGCGCCTGAAGGACGTGACCGTTCACGCGTTGAACTTCGCCGTTCCGAAAAACGAAAATACGGAAAACGTTTCGGTCGATCTCTACCTCTCGACGACGACGAACGTCGATGCGGTCACGGCCGACGAATTCCTCGGCACGACCGGAGAGATCCTGCCCGGCTTCATCATCAACGACTGGGTGCCGATGGACCTCGCGCCCGACGGCAAGAAGCGGATGGAAAAGTTGGTACTCGAATCCGACACGGAGTTCACCGTGTGCGCGAAGATTCCGGAGGTCGAGGCCGGAACGGTGCCCGTCGAAGCCCTCGACATGCGCATGGAGCTTCAGATCGTGGCCACGGCGGTGTTCGTGCCGATCGGGGATTGACGCCCAATGGGAACTTGACAAGATAAGCTCGAAAGGGAGATATTACCTTTACTTCTTCCCCGTTGGACTTCGGCCGTTGGCCCCCAACGGGGTTATTCATTTTCGGGGACCGTGCATGAGGATTTCCACGCAGCGTGCCATCGTGTTTGTGGATGGACAAAACCTTTTCCACGCTGTGAAAAATGCTTTCCACTATTCCTATCCGAACTACGACGTGCTTAAGTTGGCGCAGGCTCTTTGCGATCGCCACGGGTGGCGATGCGAACGGGTCCAATTCTATACAGGCGTTCCCGACCTGGAAGACAATCCGTTTTGGCATCGCTTCTGGGCTGCGAAGTTGCCGGCCATGAATCATCAGGGCGTTCGCGTATTTTCGCGATCACTTCGTTATCATCGTAAGTCGGTCATCCTGCCCGACGGCGCTCAACTTGTGGTACGTGTCGGCCAGGAAAAGGGAATCGACGTGAGAATTGCGTTGGACGTCGTGCGAGCCTTGCGTTTGAACGAATGCGACGTCGTTCTGATTTTGAGCCAGGATCAGGACATGAGCGAGGTGGCGGACGAGGTTCGGATTTTTGCCCGTGAGCATCAACGTTGGATCAAGATCGCGAGCGCCTATCCCCACGACCCGCACCAAAAAAGGAACCGGGGTATCAACAAAACCGATTGGATTCTTATTGAAAAGGCGGTCTACGACGCCTGCATCGACACGAGGGATTTCCGGCCAGATCGCCAATGACAACGCACCGCGGTCTCGGCGACGGCATTCATGAAGTCGGGGATCTTCCGATCTTGAACGGCGATGGCTTCTCGCCCGCAGCGGCGCGCTGCGCGCTCATCTGCTTGCGGCGCTCATCGATCTGCGAGCGGAAGAACACCTCCATGTGGATGTTCTCCTTGGGCATGCCGTTTTCGGTGAGCCAATCCGTGACCTCGAACAGCATCGAATCCAGCCCGCAAAGGTAGAAGTGCGTTGCGTCGTCGAGCGAAAGCTTGCCCAGAAGATCGGTGACGCGCCCCCGGTGGTGGTCCGCGGTTTCCTCCCGCGAGACGCAAAGCGTCGTCGGCGCCCAGGCGGCAAGCTCCTCATAATGCACCGCGTCGGCCGCCTGCCGGACGCCGTAGAGGATGCGCAGCGGCGGCTCGCCGGGCAGCGAGCGGAGGTACGAAATGAGCGGCGTGATGCCGGTGCCTGTCGCGATATAGACGAACGGCTTGTGCTTGCCGACAAGGAACATGCCGAACGGCCCGCGGAACCGGAGCTCGTCGCCCGCGGAAAGGCCCGCCAGATACGGCGACAATTTGCCGCCCGGGACGTGCTTGACGATGAGGCGGTAATGATCGTCAAGCGTGCCGGAGGCGAGGGAAAACGAACGCACGGTCTTGTCGTCCGGCCCGACGACGGAGATGGCCATGCCCGGCTTGAACGGCAGGTCCACCTTGTCCATGACGACCTCGAAGATGTCGCCCGCAAGCCAGTTGACCGCGCGCACGGTCGTGGTGTTCGTGATGACCAAAACGTTCGTCCCCGTCCGATGATTTTCCGCCGCGCCGGCCCCGGCGCCCCCAAACCATGCGGCGCTAATACATATTCAGTTCGAGCTTCGCGGCATCGGACATCATCTCCGGATCCCAGGGCGGCTCCCAGGTGATCTCGATGTCGGAAGCGGTGACGCCCTCGACGGCGCCGACCTTGTCGCGCACCTCGATCGGCAGCGACTCGGCGACCGGGCAGTTCGGCGACGTGAGCGTCATGCGCACGTGCGTCGCGCCGGAAGGATCGACGTCCACGTTGTACACGAGCCCGAGGTCGAAGATGTTCACGGGAATTTCCGGATCGTAAATCGTGCGCAGCGTCGCGATGACTCGCTCCGAGATGTCGTCGATGTTCGCCATGACTCGATTACTCCGTGGAGACGGGTTCGGCGGCTTTTCGCTCGACGGCCGCTTGCAGCGTGTGCCAGGCCAGCGTCGCGCATTTCACCCGCGTGGGATATTCGCGAACGCCCGCGAAGACGGCAAGCTTGCCCGCCCGCGATATGTCGGGTTCGTCCGTCGGATCGCCGGTGACCAGTTCGTGAAAAACCGAGAACAGCGCGTTCGCCTCGCCGAGCGTCTTGCCCTTGAGCGCCTGCGTCAGAAGCGAGGCGCTCGCCGTGGAGATCGCGCAACCGCTGCCGATAAAGCTCACGTCGGCGATGCGGTCGCCGTCGAGTTTCAGGAAAATCGTGACCTTGTCTCCGCACAGCGGGTTGAAGCCGTCCGCGCGATTGGTGGCCTCCGGCATGTCGTGAAAGTTCCGCGGATTCTTGTTGTGATCGAGGATCACCTCTTGATACAACTCGCGCAGATCCGACATCAGCCGAACACCTCGCGCACCTTCAGGATGCCGGCCAGAAGCGCATCGACCTCCTCGAAGGTGTTGTAGACGGCGAAGCTCGCGCGCGCCGTCGCCGGAACGCCGAAGCGCTCCATGACCGGCTGCGCGCAATGATGCCCCGCGCGCACCGCGACCCCTTCCTGGTCGAGGATCGTGCCCACGTCATGCGGATGCACGCCGTCGATCAGGAACGAAACGACGCCCGCCTTCTCGCGCGCCGTGCCGACGAGCCGCACGCCGGGGATGCGCGCGACCTCTTGCGTCGCGAACGATACAAGCTCGTGCTCCCACGCCTCGATCGCGTCGATACCGATCGCGTTCACCCAGTCGATCGCCGCGCCGAGGCCCACGACGCCGACGATGTTCGGCGTCCCCGCCTCGAAACGCGCGGGGGGCTTGGCATAGGTGGTGCCCTCGGTGAACGAGACGGACGCGATCATGTCGCCGCCGCCCTGGTACGGGGGCATGTCGGCGAGCCGTTCGTGGCGGCCGTACAGCACACCGACGCCGGTCGGGCCGTAGAGCTTGTGGCTCGAGAACACGTAGAAATCGCAACCCAGCGCGCGCACGTCGACGCGCGTGTGCGGCGCGGCCTGCGCGCCGTCGAGCATCACGGGAATGTCGCGCGCCTTCGCCAGCTCGACGATCCGCGCAACCGGGTTGATCGTGCCGAGCGCGTTGGAAACATGCACGACGGACACAAACTTCGTGCGCGGGCCGATGAGCTTTTCGAACGCGTCCATTTCGAGCTCGCCCGCGTCGTTGATCGGCGCGACGACAAGCCGCGCGCCCGTCTGCTCGCAAAGAATCTGCCACGGCACGATGTTCGAATGATGCTCCATGTGCGTGACGAGGATCTCGTCGCCCTCCGACAGGCGCGGGCGCACGAAGCTGTGCGCGACGAGGTTGATGCCCTCGGTCGTGCCGCGAACAAAGACGATCTCCTCGTCGCGCGCGGCGCCCAAAAACCGACGCACCTTGCCGCGCGCGTCCTCGTAGGCCCGGGTCGAGCGCTGGCTGAGCGTGTGCACGCCCCGATGGATGTTCGCGTAGTCCTCGCGCATCAGGCGGTCCATCGCCTCCATCACGGCGCGCGGCTTCTGCGCGCTTGCCGCATTGTCCAGATAGACAAGCCGCTTGCCGCGAATGCGCTGATTCAGCACCGGGAACTCGGCGCGGATGTCGTCGATGGAAAGGGCGTGCGCGTCGATGGCCTTGATGGCGGCCGTCTCGCCGTACGGATTCATCATGAGGCATCTCCATGAGCCGAATCCTTCGGCAGCCAGAGGTGGAGATCGCGGTCCAGGCGCTCGCGCACCGGTTCGATCGCGATACGGCGGAGGATGTCCGACGCGAACGCGTAGATCAGGATGTTGCGCGCGTCCGCGCGGCCGATGGCGCGCGTTCGCAGATAAAACATTGCCTGCTCGTCGAGCTGGCCGACGGTCGCGCCGTGCGTGCATTTGACGTCGTCCGCGTAGATTTCGAGCTGCGGCTTGGTGTCGATCTGGGCCTCGCGGCTCAGCAACAAACCCTTGTTGTTCTGCTTCGCATCGGTCTTTTGCGCGGCCCGGTGCACGTAGATCTTGCCGTTGAACACGCCCTTGGCCTTGCCGCCGAGGATGCCCTTGTAGTCCTCGTAGCTGTTGCAGTTGGGGGCGATATGGTCGATGCGCGTGTGGTGATCGACAAGTTGCGTGCCGTCGCCGAGGTACAGGCCGTCCAGCCGCGAGATGATGTCCTCGGCGTCGAGCGACACGTTGATGTCGTTGCGCGCGATCGCCGCGCCGATCGATATCGAATTCGTGCGGAAGTTGCTCGACCGGCCCTGGTGGATTTCGGCGGTCGCGATGTGGAACGCGCCGGGCGCCTCGAACTGCGCCTTCACATGATCGCCGTGCGCGTTTTCGCCGACAAAAATCTCCGTCACCGCGTTCGTGAAATACGCGCCCGCGCCGGCGTAGCTCTCGACGATCTGGCACTCGGCGCCGTCCTCGAGCACGAAGACGTTGCGTGGGTGCGTCATCAGCGCCTGCCCGTTCGCCGTCGTGAGGAACAGAATCTGGATCGGTCGCTCGACCTTGACGTTTTTCGGAATGTGGACGTACGCGCCGTCGCGCGCGAGCGCGGTGTTGAGCGCGACGAAGTGGTGTTCGGTATGTTTGGTGAGCGCGCCAAGGCGCCCTTCGATCGCGGCGGGATCGCGATCAAGCAGCGACGCCACGCTCTCGATGCGCACGCCGGCCGGCAGATCGCCAACGCGAGAAAGATCCGGTGAAAACACGCCGTTGACGTAAACCGCGAGGTGGAAATCGTCCGCGAAAAGATGCGGGTTAACTTCGCCTGTGGTCAGCTTCGCGGCGAAATCGTCCGCCGGCGCGAACGCGGTCTCGCCGACGCGTTTCACGTCCGTAAAGCGCCACTCCTCGTTCTTGCGCGTGGGAATGCCGAGCCTGCCGAACGCCTGAGCGCCCTCGTCGCGGCGGGTCGTCCACCACGCGGCGCCCCGTCCCGGCAGATCGCCGGCGATACGCTCGTAGGTGGCGAGAAACGATTCGTGTCCATCGGCCATCATCGTCTCCCTATGACGCGGTCGCCGCGAGGTGCGCGGCGTTGTGGTCGAGCCAGGCGTAGCCCTTGGCCTCGAGCTCGTGCGCCAGGTCCTTGCCGCCCGTCTTCGCGATGCGTCCCTCGTACATCACGTGCACCACGTCCGGCACGATGTATTCGAGCAGCCGCTGGTAGTGCGTGATGACGACGATCGCCCGATCCGGCGAACGCATCGAATTGACGCCGTTCGCGACGATCTTCAGCGCGTCGATGTCGAGGCCCGAGTCGGTCTCGTCGAGGATCGCGAGCTTCGGTTCGAGCACGCTCATCTGAAAGATGTCCGCGCGCTTTTTCTCGCCGCCGGAAAATCCCTCGTTGACCGAGCGCTTCAGAAAGCTTTCGTCCATGTCGAGCGCGCGGATCTTCTCCTTGGCGAGTTGCAGGAATTCCATCGCGTCGATCTCTTCCTCGCCGCGGCTCTTTCGGATCGCGTTCAGCGCGGTCTTGAGGAAATACGACGTGGACACGCCGGGAATCTCGACCGGGTACTGAAACGCCATGAAGATGCCGAGGCGCGCGCGGTCCTCCGGCTCGGACTCGAGAATCGAGGCGCCGTCGAACAGGATGTCGCCGCCGGTGACCTCGTACAGATCGCGCCCGGCCAGCACCTGCGCCAGCGTGCTCTTGCCGGTGCCGTTCGGTCCCATGATGGCGTGAACCTCGCCGGCGTTCACCGAAAGATTCACGCCCTTGAGGATTTCAAAATTGTTCACCTTCGCGCGAAGGTTCCTGATTTCAAGAAGGGCCATGTTCGTCCGTGTCCTTTCCAACATCGGTGGGATTTCGTATTCGAATCGCGCCAATCAGCCGACGCTGCCCTCGAGGCTGATGCCGAGCAGTTTTTGCGCTTCCACCGCGAACTCCATCGGCAGCTCGCGGAACACTTCCTTGCAGAATCCGTTGACGATCATGCCGATGGCGTCTTCGGTCGAAAGACCGCGCTGCCGGGCGTAGAAAATCTGATCGTCCGAGATCTTCGAGGTCGTCGCCTCGTGCTCCACCGCGGCGGTCGGGTTGTGCACGTCCAGATACGGAAACGTGTGCGCGCCGCATTTGTCGCCCAGCAGCATCGAGTCGCACTGCGAGTAGTTGCGCGCGCCGTCCGCCCCGCGCGAAACGAGCACCTGCCCGCGATAAACGTTCTGCCCGAACATCGCGCTGATGCCCTTGCTGACGATCGTGCTTTTCGTGTTCTTGCCGATGTGGATCATCTTCGTGCCCGTGTCGGCCTGCTGGTGGTTGCTCGTCAGCGCCACCGAGTAGAACTCACCCACGGAATTGTCGCCCAGCAGAATGCAGCTCGGGTATTTCCACGTGATCGCGCTGCCCGTCTCCACCTGCGTCCAGGAGACCTTCGCGTTTTTCATCGCCTTGCCGCGCTTGGTCACGAAATTGTAGATGCCGCCCTTGCCGTCCTTGTCGCCGGGATACCAGTTCTGCACCGTCGAGTACTTGATCGTGGCGTTATCGAGCGCCACGAGCTCGACGACCGCCGCGTGAAGCTGGTTTTCATCGCGCATCGGCGCCGTGCAGCCTTCCAGATAGCTGACGTAGCTGCCTTCGTCCGCGACGATCAGCGTGCGCTCGAACTGGCCCGTGTTCGCCGCGTTGATGCGGAAATACGTCGAAAGCTCCATCGGGCAACGCACGCCCTTGGGGATGTAGCAAAACGACCCGTCCGTGAAGACGGCCGAGTTCAACGACGCGAAGAAGTTGTCCGTGCGCGGAACGACCGAACCGAGGTACTTCCGCACCAGATCCGGATGCTCCTTCACGGCGTCCGAGAACGAGCAGAAAATCACGCCCAGTTCCGCGAGCTTCGATTTGAACGTCGTCGCCACGCTGACCGAATCGAACACCGCGTCCACCGCGATGCCCGCGAGCGCGAGCTGCTCCTCAAGGGGAATGCCGAGCTTGTCGTACGTGCGGCGGATTTCCGGATCGATCTCGTCAAGCGACTTGGGCCCGTCTTCCTTGCTCTTGGGCGCCGAGTAATACGAGATCGCCTGGTAGTCGATGTTACGCAGCGGCTCGTAACGCAGATACGCCCACTCCGGCAGCGTCATCTTCCGCCAGATGCGGTACGCCTCCAGGCGCCAGTCGGTCAGCCACTGCGGCTCGCCCTTCTTATGCGAAAGCGCGACGATGGTTTCCTCGGAAAGGCCCGGCGGAAACGTGTCCGCGTCGATGTCCGTCACGAAGCCCCACTTGTACTCCTGCGTGACGCGATCCTCGATCAGCCTTGTGCTTTCCGAAATTTCTTCCTGCATGTCCGGTCTCCGTTCGATTACGACTCGATGGAAGCCGCCGTCCGCTCGGTTCGCGAACGCAACGACTCGGTTGTCATGGTGACGCTCGTCATCGCCGGCAATTCGCACGGCGCCTGAACCATGTCCCTCAAACTGATGCGCGAAAGCGCTTCCTCGACCACGTGGTTGATGCGCTGCCAATTTCCGCGCACCTGGCAGACATCCGCGTTGTCGCAGCAGCCGGCCATGCCTTCCTCGTCCACGACGACGCACTCCGTGATGGCGATCGGACCCTCGAGCGCGCGGACCACCTCGGCCACGTTGATCTGGCCCGCGGGTTTGGAAAGGCGATAGCCGCCCTTGGCGCCGCGCTGCGAAAGCAACAGGCCGTCGCGAGCCAGCAGCTTCAGAATCTTGCTCACCATCGGCACGGGCAGGTACGTCGCGGATGCGAGGTCCTTCGCGTTGTGCGTCTCGGGGTTGCTTGAATCGGCCGCGCCGTCCGACGCCATGTGCGTCAGAAGCACGATCCCGTAGTCCGTCAATCGGCTGATGCGAATCATTCTCGTGTTTCCCCGGCTCCGCCGAATGGTAACCCGGCGCCCCGCGAATATAGGACCGAAATTGTCCTGAATGAATCCTAGGTACCTGGGCGCTTCGTGTCAAGCCGGTTGTTTTGGGTTTTCGGGGCGGAAAGGGCGGGTCGGCGGGCTTCCGGAGCGATTTTGAGACGCGGTCGCGACTCGTGGCTCCATGCGGAAGGGCTTTATGCCCCATTGAACCCGCGAGGCGCAAGGGGGTCCGAGTGTGTGTCCATACAGGTTCGCGGATTATTCGGCGCGATCCCGGATATCGAAGCGAATCGTGGCGAGTCGTGCGCGGAAAGGTATATTGCGATACCCTTCCCGGCGCGCGAGAAAAGCGCTTGAATAGCCGGTCCGCCCATCCGGCGGATTTTTCAATCGACGAATGATGGTATTGCCTCGAAAATTTCCCATATTTCGCAGGGTTAGGCGCCTTGCACGGATTACGGCGGCGATTCTTGGCGCGCTTTTCGCGATTGCCGCCGCCACGTCCGCCGGGGCGGACGATGCCCCGGCGGTTTTGACGCTCGAGAGCGCGCTCGAAACCGCCGAGATCACCGTCGGCGACCCGGCGGCTTACCGGCTCACCGTGACGTGGGATCCGGCCATCTCCCCTCAGGATCCGCGTCTGGAGGAAAACCTCGGCGATCTGGTCATCCGCGACCGCAAGGCCGGCAAAACGGAAAAACTTCCGGACGGGCGGATGCGCCGCACCGATACCTTCGTCATCACCTCCTACAACGTCGGCGAGCACCAGGTTCCGCCGCCCCTTGTCGCGTTCACGAACGCGGCGGGCGAGCGGGAGATCGCCGCCGGCGAGCCGGTCACGATCAACGTGCGTTCCGTCGCGCCGGAAGACGCCGGGCAAATCCGCGACATCAAGCCGCCCCGTGCCCTGCCACGCGATCTGACGCGGCCGATCATCTCGATCCTGGCGGCGATCGCGGCGCTCGTCGCGCTCGCTTACGTCATCCGGCGCATTCTGGCGCGGCGGCGCGCCAAATCGGCGCCCGCGCCGGCGCTTTCGCCTCACGAGGTCGCGCTTGCGCGCATCGACGCCGCGGCGCGCCTTCCCCGTTCGACGCACGACGAGATGAAGTCGTTTTATTCCGAG comes from bacterium and encodes:
- the sufC gene encoding Fe-S cluster assembly ATPase SufC; translation: MALLEIRNLRAKVNNFEILKGVNLSVNAGEVHAIMGPNGTGKSTLAQVLAGRDLYEVTGGDILFDGASILESEPEDRARLGIFMAFQYPVEIPGVSTSYFLKTALNAIRKSRGEEEIDAMEFLQLAKEKIRALDMDESFLKRSVNEGFSGGEKKRADIFQMSVLEPKLAILDETDSGLDIDALKIVANGVNSMRSPDRAIVVITHYQRLLEYIVPDVVHVMYEGRIAKTGGKDLAHELEAKGYAWLDHNAAHLAATAS
- a CDS encoding SUF system Fe-S cluster assembly protein, translating into MANIDDISERVIATLRTIYDPEIPVNIFDLGLVYNVDVDPSGATHVRMTLTSPNCPVAESLPIEVRDKVGAVEGVTASDIEITWEPPWDPEMMSDAAKLELNMY
- a CDS encoding NYN domain-containing protein; the protein is MRISTQRAIVFVDGQNLFHAVKNAFHYSYPNYDVLKLAQALCDRHGWRCERVQFYTGVPDLEDNPFWHRFWAAKLPAMNHQGVRVFSRSLRYHRKSVILPDGAQLVVRVGQEKGIDVRIALDVVRALRLNECDVVLILSQDQDMSEVADEVRIFAREHQRWIKIASAYPHDPHQKRNRGINKTDWILIEKAVYDACIDTRDFRPDRQ
- a CDS encoding SUF system Fe-S cluster assembly regulator, which encodes MIRISRLTDYGIVLLTHMASDGAADSSNPETHNAKDLASATYLPVPMVSKILKLLARDGLLLSQRGAKGGYRLSKPAGQINVAEVVRALEGPIAITECVVVDEEGMAGCCDNADVCQVRGNWQRINHVVEEALSRISLRDMVQAPCELPAMTSVTMTTESLRSRTERTAASIES
- the sufB gene encoding Fe-S cluster assembly protein SufB produces the protein MSESTRLIEDRVTQEYKWGFVTDIDADTFPPGLSEETIVALSHKKGEPQWLTDWRLEAYRIWRKMTLPEWAYLRYEPLRNIDYQAISYYSAPKSKEDGPKSLDEIDPEIRRTYDKLGIPLEEQLALAGIAVDAVFDSVSVATTFKSKLAELGVIFCSFSDAVKEHPDLVRKYLGSVVPRTDNFFASLNSAVFTDGSFCYIPKGVRCPMELSTYFRINAANTGQFERTLIVADEGSYVSYLEGCTAPMRDENQLHAAVVELVALDNATIKYSTVQNWYPGDKDGKGGIYNFVTKRGKAMKNAKVSWTQVETGSAITWKYPSCILLGDNSVGEFYSVALTSNHQQADTGTKMIHIGKNTKSTIVSKGISAMFGQNVYRGQVLVSRGADGARNYSQCDSMLLGDKCGAHTFPYLDVHNPTAAVEHEATTSKISDDQIFYARQRGLSTEDAIGMIVNGFCKEVFRELPMEFAVEAQKLLGISLEGSVG
- a CDS encoding cysteine desulfurase, coding for MNPYGETAAIKAIDAHALSIDDIRAEFPVLNQRIRGKRLVYLDNAASAQKPRAVMEAMDRLMREDYANIHRGVHTLSQRSTRAYEDARGKVRRFLGAARDEEIVFVRGTTEGINLVAHSFVRPRLSEGDEILVTHMEHHSNIVPWQILCEQTGARLVVAPINDAGELEMDAFEKLIGPRTKFVSVVHVSNALGTINPVARIVELAKARDIPVMLDGAQAAPHTRVDVRALGCDFYVFSSHKLYGPTGVGVLYGRHERLADMPPYQGGGDMIASVSFTEGTTYAKPPARFEAGTPNIVGVVGLGAAIDWVNAIGIDAIEAWEHELVSFATQEVARIPGVRLVGTAREKAGVVSFLIDGVHPHDVGTILDQEGVAVRAGHHCAQPVMERFGVPATARASFAVYNTFEEVDALLAGILKVREVFG
- the sufD gene encoding Fe-S cluster assembly protein SufD encodes the protein MADGHESFLATYERIAGDLPGRGAAWWTTRRDEGAQAFGRLGIPTRKNEEWRFTDVKRVGETAFAPADDFAAKLTTGEVNPHLFADDFHLAVYVNGVFSPDLSRVGDLPAGVRIESVASLLDRDPAAIEGRLGALTKHTEHHFVALNTALARDGAYVHIPKNVKVERPIQILFLTTANGQALMTHPRNVFVLEDGAECQIVESYAGAGAYFTNAVTEIFVGENAHGDHVKAQFEAPGAFHIATAEIHQGRSSNFRTNSISIGAAIARNDINVSLDAEDIISRLDGLYLGDGTQLVDHHTRIDHIAPNCNSYEDYKGILGGKAKGVFNGKIYVHRAAQKTDAKQNNKGLLLSREAQIDTKPQLEIYADDVKCTHGATVGQLDEQAMFYLRTRAIGRADARNILIYAFASDILRRIAIEPVRERLDRDLHLWLPKDSAHGDAS
- a CDS encoding SUF system NifU family Fe-S cluster assembly protein; this translates as MMSDLRELYQEVILDHNKNPRNFHDMPEATNRADGFNPLCGDKVTIFLKLDGDRIADVSFIGSGCAISTASASLLTQALKGKTLGEANALFSVFHELVTGDPTDEPDISRAGKLAVFAGVREYPTRVKCATLAWHTLQAAVERKAAEPVSTE